A section of the bacterium genome encodes:
- a CDS encoding phosphoribosylanthranilate isomerase → MIPVKLCGLTRPEDALLAAELGAAALGFIFHPHSPRFVARDTVAEICRLLPAAVARVGVFVDPDLQTVKACAAAAGLTHVQLHGRESVDFCRQVPLPVIKAIRNRSELEACAGLRPAGFLIDSQTATQHGGTGRRADWSLCDEARAHAPVILAGGISAANLAAALAAARPDAIDLSSSVESSPGCKDHHKLRAFFAAVQQLSAAHQPLCNVFSRED, encoded by the coding sequence ATGATTCCGGTCAAGCTCTGTGGCCTCACGCGGCCGGAAGATGCTTTGCTGGCCGCGGAATTGGGCGCTGCCGCGCTGGGCTTCATTTTTCACCCGCACAGCCCACGCTTCGTAGCGCGCGACACCGTTGCGGAAATCTGCCGATTGCTGCCGGCGGCGGTGGCGCGCGTCGGTGTGTTCGTCGATCCTGATCTGCAAACGGTGAAGGCGTGCGCCGCGGCCGCGGGCTTGACCCACGTGCAGCTTCACGGCCGGGAGAGCGTGGACTTTTGCCGGCAAGTGCCGCTGCCCGTGATTAAAGCCATTCGCAATCGCAGCGAGTTGGAAGCCTGCGCCGGCTTGCGGCCAGCGGGTTTTTTGATCGACAGCCAAACCGCAACGCAGCACGGCGGCACTGGCCGGCGCGCGGACTGGAGTCTCTGCGACGAGGCGCGCGCACACGCGCCGGTGATTCTGGCGGGCGGAATTTCCGCGGCCAACCTCGCCGCGGCGCTGGCGGCAGCGCGGCCGGACGCCATCGATCTTTCCAGCTCAGTGGAGAGCAGTCCCGGCTGTAAAGATCATCACAAGCTGCGCGCGTTTTTTGCGGCAGTGCAGCAGCTCTCTGCTGCGCACCAGCCGTTGTGCAATGTCTTTTCCCGGGAGGATTGA
- the trpA gene encoding tryptophan synthase subunit alpha: MLQLQEYFTNGPARERKLLSLFLTAGFPAPADTAPLLQLLDDNGADLIELGMPFSDPLADGPTIQRSSQIALQNGMTLRKVLQLTAEVTPRLRPPVILMGYYNPIFKFGPEQFVRAAAQAGAQGLIIPDLPPEESRPLQAAAVAAGLSLIYLVSPNTSPDRLQLVEELTTSFVYAVSITGVTGARSAVAAATVEFLQRLRRALRHPVLVGFGVANAADARLLASYCDGVIVGSALLNEIEKYGWQPAGRQKIAAFVQSLRDGLDIAQPPAV; the protein is encoded by the coding sequence ATGCTGCAGTTGCAAGAGTATTTCACCAACGGCCCGGCGCGCGAACGCAAGCTGCTCTCGCTGTTTCTAACCGCGGGATTTCCCGCGCCGGCGGACACTGCGCCGCTGTTGCAATTGTTGGATGACAACGGCGCGGATTTGATCGAACTCGGCATGCCCTTTTCCGATCCGCTCGCGGACGGGCCGACGATTCAACGCAGCTCGCAGATTGCCCTGCAAAACGGCATGACGCTCAGGAAAGTATTGCAGCTCACGGCCGAAGTCACGCCGCGGCTGCGGCCGCCGGTGATTCTGATGGGCTACTATAATCCCATTTTCAAATTCGGGCCGGAGCAATTCGTGCGTGCGGCCGCGCAAGCGGGCGCGCAAGGTCTGATCATTCCGGACTTGCCGCCGGAGGAAAGCCGGCCGTTGCAGGCCGCGGCGGTGGCGGCGGGCCTCAGCCTGATCTATTTGGTTTCGCCCAATACCTCGCCTGACCGGCTGCAGCTCGTGGAAGAATTGACCACGAGCTTCGTCTACGCCGTTTCGATCACCGGCGTCACCGGCGCGCGCAGCGCAGTGGCGGCCGCGACGGTGGAATTTCTGCAGCGGCTCAGGCGTGCGCTGCGGCATCCGGTGCTGGTCGGATTCGGCGTTGCCAACGCGGCGGATGCGCGCCTGCTGGCGTCTTACTGTGACGGTGTGATCGTCGGCAGTGCCCTGCTCAATGAGATCGAAAAATACGGATGGCAGCCTGCCGGCCGGCAGAAAATCGCCGCGTTTGTGCAGTCACTGCGCGACGGCCTCGACATTGCACAACCGCCGGCCGTTTGA
- a CDS encoding ATP-binding protein produces the protein MKLRDLKLGYKQALGFGVILAIMAGVNIFAINKMAAIKAEIDEVTSNRLPAALAISDLSLNSAELRISQLQHAFTTNLALQQRQKEMMIALIDQINANIDTYVQLKAESEALSYYSPEQDSLYRAFDRKWELYQDLSFAFFEFLDKRRMREAVDLLNGAAQQVFDDFSADLEALVEANRRDAYAAARRADLTYSSTRAITRTLLIITVLVSAFIAAGLARLIAVPVRHLVTAARSVAQGNLDVQLDRPGQDEIGNLSQSFNTMTRALREAREKMQGQADRLQEQQAELQATNRELEEKSSRLARQNAEIEHKNRELERTMHQLQKAQQQLVQSERMASLGQLTAGIAHEINNPINFVSSNINPLRRDVGDLLTLLTEYEATVKANQLEDRFRRLEQLKQELEFSFLQEEINSLLNGIQEGAQRTTEIVKGLRNFTRLDEDERKLADVNKCLESALLMLKHQLKNRVEVVKDFGQLPEIPCFPGKLNQAFMNLLANASQAIVGTGRIYIKTAFDGEIVTVSIRDTGQGMSEEVKRRIFEPFFTTKDVGEGTGLGLAITYGIVEDHDGNIEVYSTPGEGSEFVITLPARPSATAAARPARKSL, from the coding sequence ATGAAACTGCGTGATCTCAAATTGGGCTACAAACAGGCCCTGGGCTTCGGCGTCATTTTGGCGATCATGGCGGGCGTGAACATTTTCGCCATCAACAAGATGGCGGCGATCAAAGCCGAGATCGACGAAGTGACTTCCAATCGCCTGCCCGCCGCGCTGGCCATCTCCGATCTCAGTCTCAATTCGGCGGAACTGCGCATCAGCCAGTTGCAGCATGCCTTCACCACCAATCTGGCGCTGCAGCAGAGGCAGAAGGAAATGATGATCGCGTTGATCGACCAGATCAACGCCAACATCGATACCTACGTCCAGCTCAAAGCCGAATCCGAAGCGCTGAGCTATTATTCCCCCGAGCAGGACAGCCTCTACCGCGCCTTCGATCGCAAATGGGAACTCTACCAGGACCTGAGCTTCGCTTTCTTCGAATTTCTGGACAAACGCCGCATGCGGGAGGCAGTCGATTTGTTGAACGGCGCGGCGCAACAGGTGTTCGATGATTTCAGCGCGGATTTGGAGGCGCTGGTCGAGGCCAACCGCCGCGACGCCTATGCCGCCGCCCGGCGCGCGGATTTGACCTACTCCTCCACCCGCGCGATTACGCGCACGCTGCTGATCATCACCGTGCTGGTCTCCGCTTTCATCGCCGCCGGCCTGGCACGCTTGATCGCCGTGCCGGTGCGCCATCTCGTGACCGCGGCGCGCAGCGTGGCGCAGGGCAATCTCGACGTGCAATTGGATCGCCCCGGCCAGGATGAAATCGGCAACCTCTCCCAATCCTTCAACACCATGACCCGCGCGCTGCGGGAAGCGCGCGAAAAAATGCAGGGACAGGCCGACCGATTGCAGGAACAGCAGGCCGAACTGCAGGCCACCAACCGCGAGCTGGAGGAGAAGTCCAGCCGTCTGGCGCGGCAGAACGCCGAAATTGAGCACAAGAACCGTGAGCTGGAGCGCACCATGCACCAACTGCAGAAGGCGCAACAGCAGCTCGTGCAATCCGAGCGGATGGCTTCGCTCGGCCAGCTCACCGCCGGCATCGCCCATGAGATCAACAATCCCATCAACTTCGTCTCTTCCAACATCAATCCGTTGCGGCGCGACGTGGGTGATTTGCTCACGCTGTTGACGGAATACGAGGCCACGGTCAAGGCAAATCAGTTGGAAGATCGATTCCGCCGCCTCGAACAGTTGAAGCAGGAGCTGGAGTTTTCTTTTTTGCAGGAGGAGATCAACAGTCTGCTCAATGGCATTCAAGAGGGGGCGCAGCGCACCACGGAAATCGTGAAGGGGTTGCGCAATTTCACCCGGTTGGATGAAGATGAACGCAAGCTGGCCGACGTCAACAAATGCCTGGAATCGGCTTTGCTCATGCTGAAACATCAGCTCAAAAATCGCGTCGAAGTCGTCAAGGATTTCGGCCAACTGCCCGAGATTCCCTGCTTCCCCGGCAAACTCAATCAAGCATTCATGAACCTGCTCGCCAATGCCAGCCAGGCCATCGTGGGCACCGGCAGGATTTACATCAAAACCGCTTTTGACGGCGAGATCGTGACGGTGTCGATTCGCGACACCGGCCAGGGCATGAGCGAAGAAGTGAAGCGCCGCATTTTCGAGCCGTTCTTCACCACCAAGGATGTCGGCGAGGGCACCGGCCTGGGCTTGGCGATCACCTACGGCATTGTCGAAGACCACGACGGTAACATCGAGGTCTACAGCACCCCCGGCGAGGGCAGCGAGTTTGTCATCACTTTGCCGGCCAGGCCCTCCGCCACCGCGGCGGCCAGGCCGGCGCGCAAGTCACTATAG
- a CDS encoding substrate-binding domain-containing protein, with amino-acid sequence MKNAVIVIGLWLLASAGGAGAQIVVIVHKEAPADSLSHAQLLDFYSGEVKKWSDKTPVVIFDLKPQSDVKELFYRFLGKSPSRMKSIWLKKLLMGEGEPPQALASEEEMVRKVAATRGAIGFISKAKIQAGVKAVLTIAGAEP; translated from the coding sequence ATGAAGAACGCAGTTATCGTGATCGGGTTGTGGCTGCTGGCGAGTGCGGGCGGGGCGGGCGCCCAAATCGTGGTCATCGTTCACAAGGAGGCGCCGGCGGATTCGCTGTCGCACGCCCAGCTTCTCGATTTCTATTCGGGCGAAGTGAAGAAGTGGAGCGACAAGACGCCGGTGGTGATATTCGATCTGAAGCCGCAGTCGGACGTGAAGGAGTTGTTCTACAGATTTCTGGGCAAAAGCCCTTCGCGCATGAAGTCGATTTGGCTGAAGAAACTGCTGATGGGTGAGGGCGAGCCGCCGCAGGCGCTGGCCTCGGAGGAGGAGATGGTGCGCAAGGTGGCGGCCACGCGCGGCGCGATCGGCTTCATCAGCAAGGCCAAAATCCAGGCAGGCGTGAAGGCCGTTCTCACCATTGCCGGCGCAGAGCCTTGA
- the trpC gene encoding indole-3-glycerol phosphate synthase TrpC, with translation MPEQSFLSRIAAHKQAEVRAAQQRTPLAALAAAAQAQAAPRDFMRALTTGPNLALIAELKKASPSAGVLRADFDVTQLARSYAAHGAAALSVLTDATYFQGHLAYLEQAAAATGLPILRKDFLIDSYQIVEARAFGADAVLLIAALLSAERLHELLAAAEQWGLAALVEVHEECEIESALAAGAKIIGINNRDLHTFAVNLATAERLVADVPAACVRVAESGISSRHEVERLAAAGFDAILIGSHLMRQADPGRGLTAFTGVPRR, from the coding sequence ATGCCGGAGCAATCTTTCCTCAGCCGCATCGCGGCGCACAAGCAGGCCGAAGTCCGTGCGGCGCAACAGCGCACCCCGCTTGCCGCGTTGGCGGCGGCGGCACAGGCGCAAGCCGCGCCGCGGGATTTCATGCGCGCCTTGACCACCGGTCCCAACCTCGCGCTCATCGCTGAGCTCAAGAAAGCTTCGCCCTCCGCCGGCGTGCTGCGCGCCGATTTCGACGTGACGCAACTGGCACGCAGTTATGCCGCGCATGGCGCTGCCGCGCTGTCGGTGTTGACCGACGCAACCTATTTTCAAGGCCACCTTGCCTATTTGGAACAAGCGGCCGCGGCAACCGGCCTGCCCATTTTGCGAAAAGATTTCCTCATCGATTCTTATCAGATCGTGGAAGCGCGCGCCTTTGGTGCGGACGCGGTACTGCTCATTGCCGCCCTTCTCTCCGCCGAACGGCTGCATGAGCTGCTGGCTGCCGCGGAACAATGGGGCCTGGCGGCGCTGGTCGAGGTGCATGAAGAATGCGAAATCGAATCCGCGCTCGCGGCCGGGGCCAAGATCATTGGCATCAACAATCGCGATTTGCACACGTTTGCCGTGAACCTTGCGACTGCCGAGCGGCTCGTGGCAGACGTGCCGGCCGCATGCGTACGCGTGGCAGAGTCCGGCATCTCCTCGCGCCACGAGGTCGAGCGTTTGGCAGCGGCCGGCTTCGACGCGATATTGATCGGCAGCCATCTCATGCGCCAGGCTGATCCCGGCCGCGGCCTCACCGCCTTCACCGGAGTGCCGCGGCGATGA
- a CDS encoding response regulator, with translation MEKKNFTILYVDDEEHNLISFKAVFRREYEIFTALSGEEGLEIIRRHNIDLIITDQRMPRMTGIQFLERVLPEYPDTIRMILTGFSDVEAIIGAINTGRVFRYITKPWDENDLRMTIENARQLSELMRNNRALLARLQETVEVQEKTLRLFRKYVPEVVVEKTLKSSEESIFAGELKTIAILFCDIRGFTPMSEQLSPKEVVSFLNDYYSIMSEAVKRHNGTVIQYVGDEIFAAFGAPVAIPDMEKSAVFCAIEMMRRLELLNQKYRDRLGRNTPIGIGINYGEVIAGNLGSEHKIDYALTGDTVNTGKRIETITKDYPNSILISEPVYQKVKDVVQAREFEPLTVKGKKDPIRVYQIVLHS, from the coding sequence ATGGAAAAGAAAAATTTCACCATACTGTACGTTGATGATGAAGAGCACAATCTCATCTCGTTCAAAGCGGTTTTTCGGCGGGAGTATGAAATCTTCACCGCGCTGAGCGGAGAGGAGGGCCTGGAGATCATTCGCCGCCACAATATCGATCTCATCATCACCGACCAGCGCATGCCGCGCATGACCGGCATCCAGTTTCTCGAGCGCGTTTTGCCGGAATATCCCGACACCATCCGCATGATCCTCACCGGCTTCAGCGACGTCGAGGCCATCATCGGCGCGATCAACACCGGCCGGGTTTTTCGCTACATCACCAAGCCGTGGGACGAGAACGACCTGCGCATGACGATCGAAAACGCGCGCCAATTGTCGGAGCTGATGAGGAACAACCGGGCGCTGCTGGCGCGGCTGCAGGAAACCGTCGAGGTGCAGGAAAAGACGCTGCGCTTGTTTCGCAAATACGTGCCCGAGGTGGTGGTGGAAAAGACGCTGAAATCTTCGGAGGAGTCGATATTTGCGGGCGAATTGAAGACCATCGCGATTCTGTTTTGCGACATCCGCGGCTTCACGCCGATGAGCGAACAACTCTCCCCCAAGGAAGTCGTGTCGTTTCTCAATGACTACTACTCGATCATGTCCGAGGCCGTCAAGCGCCACAACGGCACGGTGATTCAATACGTCGGCGACGAAATCTTTGCCGCCTTCGGCGCGCCGGTCGCCATTCCCGACATGGAAAAGAGCGCGGTGTTCTGCGCCATCGAAATGATGCGGCGGCTGGAGCTGCTCAATCAAAAATACCGCGATCGCCTCGGCCGCAACACGCCGATCGGCATCGGCATCAACTACGGCGAAGTGATCGCCGGCAATCTCGGCTCGGAGCACAAGATCGACTACGCCCTGACCGGCGACACGGTCAACACCGGCAAGCGCATCGAGACGATCACCAAGGATTATCCCAATTCCATTCTCATCAGCGAGCCGGTGTATCAGAAGGTGAAAGACGTGGTACAAGCGCGTGAGTTCGAACCACTCACCGTGAAAGGAAAAAAAGACCCCATTCGCGTCTATCAAATCGTTTTGCACTCATGA
- the trpB gene encoding tryptophan synthase subunit beta, whose amino-acid sequence MNFAAYPDAQGKFTVPNTARSYGGRFVPEILMPALAELQQAYEQAKADVEFERELAATLQEYAGRPTPLTLAPRLSAQTGAQVYLKREDLTHTGAHKINNALGQILLARRMGKRRIIAETGAGQHGVATATVCARYGLACRIYMGETDMQRQRLNVFRMRLLGAEVVPVTSGSRTLKDAINETIRDWVTNVADTFYLIGSVVGPHPYPMMVRDFQCLIGRETRSQMRARLGRLPEVIIACVGGGSNAIGMFHPFLEEAAVRLIGVEAAGEGIDSARHAATLGRGSVGVLHGAMSYLLQDDDGQVQEAHSISAGLDYPGVGPEHAFLQEIGRVEYVAATDAEALAAFTNLAQLEGIVPALESAHALAYLPHLRGRLEQEAAIVVCLSGRGDKDVETVQAALTAASAPHQ is encoded by the coding sequence ATGAATTTTGCAGCCTACCCTGACGCGCAGGGCAAATTCACCGTGCCCAACACGGCACGCAGTTATGGCGGCCGCTTTGTGCCCGAAATCCTGATGCCGGCGCTCGCCGAATTGCAGCAGGCTTATGAGCAGGCGAAAGCAGATGTGGAATTCGAACGCGAGCTGGCCGCCACCCTGCAGGAATACGCGGGCCGGCCCACGCCCTTGACTCTGGCGCCACGGCTTTCTGCGCAAACCGGCGCGCAAGTCTATCTCAAGCGCGAGGATTTGACGCACACCGGCGCGCACAAGATCAACAACGCCCTCGGCCAGATTTTGCTGGCGCGGCGCATGGGCAAACGCCGAATCATCGCGGAGACCGGCGCCGGCCAGCACGGCGTGGCCACCGCCACGGTCTGCGCCCGCTATGGCCTCGCTTGCCGCATCTACATGGGCGAAACCGACATGCAGCGCCAGCGGCTGAACGTGTTCCGCATGCGGCTGCTGGGCGCCGAAGTGGTGCCGGTGACGAGCGGCAGCCGCACGCTCAAAGATGCCATCAATGAAACCATACGCGATTGGGTCACCAACGTCGCCGACACGTTCTATTTGATCGGCTCGGTGGTCGGGCCGCATCCTTATCCCATGATGGTGCGCGATTTTCAGTGCCTCATCGGACGGGAAACGCGCAGCCAGATGCGCGCACGCCTGGGCCGTTTGCCGGAGGTGATCATCGCCTGTGTCGGCGGCGGCAGCAACGCCATCGGCATGTTTCACCCGTTTTTGGAAGAGGCGGCCGTGCGCTTGATCGGCGTCGAGGCCGCGGGCGAAGGAATTGATTCGGCGCGGCACGCGGCCACGCTGGGCCGCGGCAGCGTGGGCGTGTTGCACGGCGCGATGAGTTATCTGCTGCAAGATGACGACGGCCAGGTGCAGGAGGCGCACTCCATTTCCGCGGGCCTGGATTATCCCGGCGTGGGTCCGGAGCACGCGTTTCTGCAGGAGATCGGCCGCGTTGAATATGTTGCCGCCACCGATGCCGAAGCGCTGGCCGCCTTCACCAATCTCGCGCAACTCGAGGGCATTGTGCCGGCGCTGGAAAGCGCGCATGCGCTGGCTTATCTGCCCCACCTGCGCGGCCGCCTCGAGCAGGAGGCCGCCATCGTCGTGTGTTTGTCCGGCCGCGGCGACAAAGACGTGGAAACCGTGCAGGCGGCGTTGACCGCTGCCAGCGCGCCGCACCAGTGA